A stretch of the Vitis riparia cultivar Riparia Gloire de Montpellier isolate 1030 chromosome 13, EGFV_Vit.rip_1.0, whole genome shotgun sequence genome encodes the following:
- the LOC117929177 gene encoding disease resistance RPP8-like protein 3, producing the protein MILNPSCPISNNLESLVLDEVRATMEETDLRQLSICQHLYKLYLGGEISNLPEHHHLPPNLTKLTLWESRLRQDPMPILERLLNLTTLYLCSNFYSGEELVFSANGFPQLKYLQLFAVYALKRLWVDKSAMPSLKHLSIDACLSLEMVPEGLRYITTLQILEIGSMPNEFMQRLQVINGIEGEDFYKVRHVPSISFIDYWDG; encoded by the coding sequence ATGATCCTCAATCCCTCCTGTCCCATTTCAAACAACCTTGAGTCCTTGGTTTTGGATGAAGTAAGGGCCACCATGGAAGAAACAGATCTGAGGCAATTATCGATATGTCAACATCTTTATAAGCTATACCTAGGAGGAGAAATAAGCAATCTACCTGAGCACCACCACTTGCCTCCGAACCTCACCAAGTTAACCTTGTGGGAGTCTCGCCTAAGACAGGATCCGATGCCAATTCTGGAGAGGCTTCTTAACTTGACAACCCTGTACTTATGCTCTAATTTTTACTCTGGGGAGGAATTGGTTTTCTCTGCAAATGGGTTCCCTCAACTCAAATATTTGCAACTTTTCGCTGTCTATGCCTTAAAAAGGTTGTGGGTGGACAAAAGTGCAATGCCTAGTCTAAAGCATTTATCGATTGACGCATGCTTATCATTGGAAATGGTTCCTGAAGGGTTGAGATATATCACTACGCTTCAGATATTGGAAATTGGGTCTATGCCCAATGAATTCATGCAGAGGCTTCAAGTGATAAATGGAATAGAAGGGGAGGATTTCTACAAAGTCCGACACGTGCCCTCCATCTCATTCATAGAT
- the LOC117928520 gene encoding putative disease resistance protein At1g50180 has protein sequence MAEAIVSFAVERLGDLLIQQASFLQGVSDKVTEIQAELRTMKCFLRDADARQYESEVIRNWVAEIREAAYDTEDIIETYASKAALSRRSGLQNNLKRYACFLSEFKALHEVGTEIDAIKSRISRLTASLQSYNIRSISEGEGSGFRTESQRLPRRTYSHVVDEDTVGVEDGVEILLEQLMKPDKICSVVSIYGMGGLGKTTLAKKVYHHAHVRRHFDHVAWSSISQYFNIRDVVQGILIQLTSANEEHKKKIRNMRDEELFESVYKIQEEKKCLLILDDMWKIGDWENLKPAFPLHKAGSKILLTTRIQAVASYADPQGFLYQPELLSEEKSWELLRTKAFPRDDKRDPTTTNQMELLGKEMAKCCGGLPLAIVVLGGLLATKHHTYEWERVHKHTKSYLRKGKDKYEQQGSGVSDVLALSYQDVPYQLKSCFLYLGHFPEDHEIHTKTLVQMWVAEGIVSRVGEETSEDVAEGYLDELIGRCMVQVGRRSSNGRVKTCRLHDLMRDLCLSKAQEENFLEIVNLQQMETFSSSMPTTRTSNKVRRRAIYLDQCGPLESVEEARLPSKNEDEDANSYYARFIGNPLGAEKD, from the exons atggcaGAGGCTATTGTTTCCTTTGCTGTGGAAAGGTTAGGTGACCTGTTAATCCAACAGGCAAGTTTCTTACAAGGGGTGAGCGACAAAGTTACTGAAATTCAAGCTGAGCTAAGGACGATGAAATGCTTTCTGAGAGATGCAGATGCAAGACAATATGAAAGTGAGGTTATTCGCAATTGGGTTGCAGAAATCAGAGAGGCAGCTTATGATACCGAGGACATCATAGAGACTTATGCCTCCAAGGCTGCGCTGAGCAGGAGAAGCGGCCTCCAAAACAATCTCAAGAGGTATGCTTGCTTCTTATCAGAATTTAAAGCACTCCATGAGGTTGGAACAGAGATTGACGCCATAAAAAGCAGAATCTCCCGTCTGACTGCAAGTTTACAAAGCTATAACATAAGGAGCATATCAGAAGGAGAAGGCTCTGGTTTCAGAACTGAGAGCCAACGATTGCCTAGGAGGACTTATTCCCATGTTGTCGATGAAGATACAGTTGGGGTGGAGGATGGCGTAGAGATTTTGCTGGAACAGTTGATGAAACCAGACAAGATATGCTCGGTTGTTTCCATATACGGCATGGGGGGTCTGGGAAAGACTACTCTTGCCAAGAAGGTTTATCATCATGCTCATGTTAGGCGTCATTTTGACCATGTTGCTTGGAGTTCCATATCTCAATACTTCAATATTAGAGATGTTGTACAAGGAATATTGATCCAGCTCACCTCTGCTAATGAAGAGCACAAAAAGAAAATCCGCAACATGAGGGATGAGGAGCTATTCGAGAGCGTGTATAAAATTcaagaggaaaagaaatgtctttTGATTCTGGATGATATGTGGAAAATAGGAGACTGGGAGAATCTAAAACCTGCCTTTCCACTGCATAAGGCGGGTAGTAAAATACTGCTCACCACTCGGATCCAAGCAGTGGCTTCATATGCGGATCCACAAGGCTTTTTGTACCAACCAGAGCTTTTATCTGAGGAGAAGAGTTGGGAGCTTCTTCGAACCAAAGCATTCCCCAGAGATGATAAGAGAG ATCCGACCACTACTAACCAGATGGAGTTGTTGGGAAAGGAAATGGCTAAATGTTGTGGAGGTTTGCCACTGGCGATTGTTGTGCTTGGAGGACTTCTGGCTACAAAACACCATACCTATGAATGGGAAAGGGTTCATAAACATACTAAATCATACTTGAGAAAAGGTAAAGACAAATACGAGCAGCAAGGTAGTGGAGTGTCGGATGTGTTAGCTCTCAGCTACCAAGATGTTCCATACCAATTAAAATCATGTTTCCTCTATTTGGGCCATTTCCCTGAGGACCACGAAATACACACAAAAACTTTGGTACAAATGTGGGTGGCCGAAGGGATTGTGTCACGAGTGGGAGAAGAAACATCGGAGGATGTTGCAGAAGGGTATCTCGATGAGCTAATTGGAAGGTGTATGGTTCAAGTAGGAAGAAGGAGTTCAAATGGAAGAGTCAAAACTTGCCGACTACATGACCTTATGCGAGATTTATGCTTGTCAAAGGCACaggaagaaaattttcttgagatTGTCAATCTTCAGCAGATGGAGACATTTTCATCTTCCATGCCAACAACACGCACCTCAAATAAAGTCCGAAGACGTGCCATATATCTGGATCAATGCGGTCCTTTAGAGAGTGTTGAAGAGGCTAGACTACCGTctaaaaatgaagatgaagatgccAATAGCTAT TATGCGAGATTCATCGGTAATCCCCTGGGTGCTGAGAAAGACTGA
- the LOC117928032 gene encoding uncharacterized protein LOC117928032, translating into MLDARIMSWLLGSVEPHIVTHLRPHHSAQSMWAYLKKVYHQDNDARRFQLEHAIAMFQHGSLSIQDYYSAFLTLWHEYADLVTADVPIAAISTIQTIHATTRHDQFLMKLRPEYESVRSSLLNRSLVPSLDICFGELLREEQRLSTQAILEQSHGSSETTIVAYAAQGRGPPMHSKNLQCFCCKEYGHIAATCPKKFCSYCKKKGHIIKECRIRPQNRQAQAFQTSVIIPPVATSATHDYPSAACSIPTPPAPDYCTPEMVQQMLISALSAMGFQGPGNEEADRKGT; encoded by the exons ATGCTTGATGCACGCATCATGTCTTGGCTTCTTGGTTCAGTGGAGCCTCATATTGTCACCCACTTGCGGCCCCATCACTCCGCTCAATCTATGTGGGcttatttgaagaaagtttatCATCAGGATAACGATGCTCGTCGTTTTCAATTAGAACATGCGATTGCCATGTTTCAACATGGTAGTCTTTCCATCCAGGACTACTACTCAGCATTTCTGACTCTTTGGCATGAATATGCTGATTTGGTTACAGCGGATGTTCCTATTGCTGCTATTTCAACTATTCAGACTATTCACGCGACTACTCGGCATGATcagtttcttatgaaactacGTCCGGAATATGAATCTGTCCGCTCCTCTTTACTGAATAGATCTCTTGTTCcctctcttgatatttgttttggtgagttacttcgcgAAGAGCAACGCCTTAGTACTCAAGCTATTTTGGAGCAATCTCATGGTAGTTCCGAGACGACAATTGTAGCTTATGCTGCCCAAGGTCGCGGACCACCTATGCATTCTAAAAACTTGCAGTGTTTTTGCTGCAAGGAATATGGGCATATTGCTGCCACTTGCCCTAAgaagttttgttcttattgcaagaagaagggtcacattatcaaagaatgtCGTATTCGCCCCCAGAATCGTCAGGCCCAAGCATTTCAGACTTCGGTTATTATCCCTCCTGTAGCAACTTCTGCAACACACGACTATCCTTCAGCTGCGTGCTCTATTCCTACACCTCCTGCACCAGATTACTGCACCCCAGAAATGGTGCAACAGATGTTAATTTCAGCATTATCAGCAATGGGGTTTCAAG GACCAGGTAACGAGGAAGCCGATCGCAAAGGGACCTAA
- the LOC117927859 gene encoding putative disease resistance protein At1g50180 isoform X2, whose protein sequence is MFSLKDADAKQDEDEMICNWIAEIREAAYDAEDVIEAFAFRVALRRRRGLQNILKRYAFIFSELMAVHMVGTEIDAIKNKLSSLTASLQRYDINKIRGGSSSSRNSRQQLIRRPTYSHLDDEDTIGVGESTKILVERLVEPDKRCSVVCIYGMGGLGKTTLVRKAYHHVRVRRHFDHFAWSSISQYLDIRAVVQGILIKLTSPSGEQRREIDNMSDDEVLERLYKIQEEKKCLVVLDDVWRRQDWESLRPAFPIGKEGSRIVVTTWCQAASIVDPNMAFFHQPKFLTGEESWELLQRKALPTGNDNGTENSQRGFK, encoded by the exons ATGTTTTCTCTAAAGGATGCGGATGCAAAACAAGATGAAGATGAGATGATTTGCAATTGGATTGCTGAAATTAGAGAGGCTGCATATGATGCTGAAGACGTCATAGAGGCTTTTGCCTTCAGAGTTGCGCTGAGGAGGAGAAGGGGTCTCCAAAATATCCTCAAGAGGTATGCTTTCATCTTCTCTGAACTTATGGCAGTCCACATGGTTGGGACAGAGATTGATGCCATAAAAAACAAACTCTCCAGTCTCACTGCAAGTTTACAAAGGTAtgacataaataaaattagaggaGGAAGCTCAAGTTCCAGAAATAGCAGGCAACAACTGATCCGTAGGCCAACTTACTCCCACCTCGATGATGAAGATACAATTGGGGTGGGGGAAAGTACAAAGATTTTGGTGGAACGGCTGGTGGAACCAGACAAGAGATGCTCCGTTGTGTGCATATATGGTATGGGGGGTCTGGGAAAGACTACTCTTGTTAGAAAGGCTTACCATCATGTCCGTGTCAGGCGTCATTTTGATCATTTTGCTTGGAGTTCCATATCTCAATACTTGGACATCAGAGCTGTTGTGCAAGGAATACTGATCAAATTGACATCTCCTTCGGGAGAGCAGAGAAGGGAAATTGACAACATGAGTGATGATGAAGTGTTGGAGAGATTGTATAAAATTcaagaggaaaagaaatgtctggtgGTTCTTGATGATGTGTGGAGAAGACAAGATTGGGAGAGTCTAAGACCTGCCTTTCCAATTGGAAAGGAGGGCAGCAGGATAGTGGTCACCACTTGGTGCCAGGCAGCTTCAATTGTGGATCCAAACATGGCTTTCTTTCACCAACCAAAGTTTTTAACAGGGGAGGAGAGTTGGGAGCTTCTTCAGAGAAAAGCATTGCCAACTGGAAATGATAATGGTACAG AAAATTCGCAAAGAGGATTCAAGTGA
- the LOC117927859 gene encoding putative disease resistance protein At1g50180 isoform X1 gives MFSLKDADAKQDEDEMICNWIAEIREAAYDAEDVIEAFAFRVALRRRRGLQNILKRYAFIFSELMAVHMVGTEIDAIKNKLSSLTASLQRYDINKIRGGSSSSRNSRQQLIRRPTYSHLDDEDTIGVGESTKILVERLVEPDKRCSVVCIYGMGGLGKTTLVRKAYHHVRVRRHFDHFAWSSISQYLDIRAVVQGILIKLTSPSGEQRREIDNMSDDEVLERLYKIQEEKKCLVVLDDVWRRQDWESLRPAFPIGKEGSRIVVTTWCQAASIVDPNMAFFHQPKFLTGEESWELLQRKALPTGNDNGTDPSIDNVEELGKEMVRYCGGLPLAIVVLGGLLATKHTFYEWERVHRNIKSYLRRGKDNYEQQGSGVSDVLALSYQDLPYYLKSCFLYLANFPEDYEIPTRPLVRMWVAEGIISEAREETLEDVAEGYLDELIGRCMVQAGRVSSNGRVKTCCLHDLMQDLCSSKAKEENFLEIINLQEVETFSSSRVTTLVPNKVRRHAIYLDRSIHMESVNRNEGANSDANLNVENGMHLRSLLIFYPPTKNSVHWMMRKLDLKNFKLLRVLSLEGPSLEEKLPRAIGNLIHLKYLSLKYAKLLCFPSSIRNLSCIQTLDLRLVSVHWVTCSKVRDVIGRMKWLRHLCLPQYLNMDDSKVQWDSLSNLETLKNFNAKQWAVKDLAHLAKRRKLKINNVKSFKELGVILKPSCPISNNLHSLVLDDVSSKIEETDLR, from the exons ATGTTTTCTCTAAAGGATGCGGATGCAAAACAAGATGAAGATGAGATGATTTGCAATTGGATTGCTGAAATTAGAGAGGCTGCATATGATGCTGAAGACGTCATAGAGGCTTTTGCCTTCAGAGTTGCGCTGAGGAGGAGAAGGGGTCTCCAAAATATCCTCAAGAGGTATGCTTTCATCTTCTCTGAACTTATGGCAGTCCACATGGTTGGGACAGAGATTGATGCCATAAAAAACAAACTCTCCAGTCTCACTGCAAGTTTACAAAGGTAtgacataaataaaattagaggaGGAAGCTCAAGTTCCAGAAATAGCAGGCAACAACTGATCCGTAGGCCAACTTACTCCCACCTCGATGATGAAGATACAATTGGGGTGGGGGAAAGTACAAAGATTTTGGTGGAACGGCTGGTGGAACCAGACAAGAGATGCTCCGTTGTGTGCATATATGGTATGGGGGGTCTGGGAAAGACTACTCTTGTTAGAAAGGCTTACCATCATGTCCGTGTCAGGCGTCATTTTGATCATTTTGCTTGGAGTTCCATATCTCAATACTTGGACATCAGAGCTGTTGTGCAAGGAATACTGATCAAATTGACATCTCCTTCGGGAGAGCAGAGAAGGGAAATTGACAACATGAGTGATGATGAAGTGTTGGAGAGATTGTATAAAATTcaagaggaaaagaaatgtctggtgGTTCTTGATGATGTGTGGAGAAGACAAGATTGGGAGAGTCTAAGACCTGCCTTTCCAATTGGAAAGGAGGGCAGCAGGATAGTGGTCACCACTTGGTGCCAGGCAGCTTCAATTGTGGATCCAAACATGGCTTTCTTTCACCAACCAAAGTTTTTAACAGGGGAGGAGAGTTGGGAGCTTCTTCAGAGAAAAGCATTGCCAACTGGAAATGATAATGGTACAG ATCCTAGCATTGACAACGTGGAGGAGTTGGGAAAGGAAATGGTAAGATATTGTGGAGGTTTGCCATTGGCTATTGTTGTGCTTGGTGGACTTCTAGCTACAAAACACACATTCTATGAGTGGGAGAGAGTTCATAGAAATATTAAATCATACTTGAGGAGAGGCAAAGATAATTACGAGCAGCAAGGCAGTGGAGTGTCTGATGTGTTAGCTTTAAGTTATCAAGACTTGCCATACTACTTAAAATCATGCTTTCTCTATTTAGCCAATTTTCCTGAGGACTATGAAATACCAACCAGACCTTTGGTTCGAATGTGGGTGGCTGAAGGGATTATATCAGAGGCAAGAGAAGAAACATTGGAAGATGTTGCAGAAGGGTATCTGGATGAACTAATTGGAAGGTGTATGGTTCAAGCAGGAAGAGTAAGTTCAAACGGAAGAGTCAAAACTTGTTGCCTACATGACCTTATGCAAGATTTATGTTCATCAAAGGCAAAAGAAGAAAACTTTCTTGAGATTATTAATCTTCAGGAAGTGGAGACATTTTCATCTTCTAGAGTAACAACACTCGTTCCAAATAAAGTCCGAAGACATGCCATATATCTAGATCGATCTATTCATATGGAGAGTGTTAATAGAAATGAAGGCGCTAATAGCGATGCCAACTTGAACGTAGAGAATGGTATGCACCTTCGATCTCTCCTAATATTCTATCCACCAACAAAAAATTCAGTCCACTGGATGATGAGGAAGTTGGACTTGAAGAACTTCAAACTATTGAGAGTGCTAAGTCTTGAGGGACCTTCATTGGAAGAAAAATTACCAAGAGCAATTGGTAACCTAATACACTTGAAGTACTTAAGTCTTAAATATGCTAAGCTATTATGCTTTCCATCATCCATAAGAAATTTAAGTTGTATCCAAACTTTAGATTTACGGCTTGTCAGTGTTCATTGGGTAACTTGCTCTAAAGTACGTGATGTGATAGGTAGAATGAAATGGTTAAGACATCTTTGCCTTCCTCAATATCTTAATATGGATGACAGCAAGGTGCAATGGGACAGCCTAAGCAACTTGGAGACGCTAAAAAACTTTAATGCAAAGCAATGGGCTGTAAAGGATTTGGCACACTTGGCCAAGCGTCGGAAATTGAAGATAAATAATGTCAAAAGCTTTAAAGAGTTGGGGGTAATTCTCAAACCCTCTTGTCCCATTTCAAACAACCTTCATTCCTTGGTTTTGGATGATGTAAGTTCCAAAATTGAAGAAACAGATCTAAGGTAG
- the LOC117929296 gene encoding putative disease resistance protein At1g50180: MAEATVSFAVERLGGLLIEEARFLHGVGDKVTEIQAELRMMRCFLRDADARQYEDEVIRNWVAEIREAAYDAEDTVETFALKLARRRRGGLENILKRYACFLSEFKALHEVGTAIDAIKSRISHLTASLQSYNIRSIAEGEGSGFRNETQRLPRQTYSHDVDEDTVGLEDSMEILLEQLMKPDEMLGCFHMRHGGSGKQLYRVGEIVH, translated from the exons atggccGAGGCTACTGTTTCCTTTGCCGTGGAAAGGCTAGGTGGCCTGTTAATCGAAGAGGCACGTTTCTTACATGGGGTGGGCGACAAAGTTACTGAAATTCAAGCTGAGCTAAGGATGATGCGATGCTTTCTGAGAGATGCTGATGCAAGACAATATGAAGATGAGGTCATTCGCAATTGGGTTGCAGAAATCAGAGAGGCTGCTTATGATGCCGAAGACACTGTAGAGACTTTTGCCTTGAAGCTTGCCAGGAGGAGGAGAGGCGGTCTTGAAAACATCCTCAAGAGGTATGCTTGCTTCTTATCAGAATTTAAAGCACTGCATGAGGTTGGGACAGCGATTGATGCCATAAAAAGTAGAATCTCCCATCTGACTGCAAGTTTACAAAGCTATAACATAAGGAGCATAGCAGAAGGAGAAGGCTCTGGTTTCAGAAATGAGACCCAACGATTGCCTAGACAGACTTACTCCCACGATGTCGATGAAGATACGGTTGGGTTGGAGGACAGCATGGAGATTTTGCTGGAACAGTTGATGAAACCAGACGAGATGCTCGGTTGTTTCCATATGCGGCATGGGGGGTCTGGGAAACAGCTTTATAGAGTTGGAG AAATTGTGCATTGA
- the LOC117927513 gene encoding pleckstrin homology domain-containing protein 1, which yields MWSLWRAATGTADDSDDYGGVEFWSNPERTGWLTKQGEYIKTWRRRWFVLKQGKLFWFKESTITRASRPRGVIPVASCLTVKGAEDVLNKQFAFELSTRTETMYFIADSEKEKEDWINSIGRSIVQHSRSVTDSEIVDYDSKR from the coding sequence ATGTGGAGCCTATGGCGAGCGGCGACCGGCACCGCCGATGACTCGGACGACTACGGCGGCGTGGAGTTCTGGTCAAACCCTGAGCGCACGGGCTGGCTCACCAAACAAGGCGAGTACATCAAGACCTGGCGTCGCCGCTGGTTCGTCCTCAAGCAAGGCAAGCTCTTCTGGTTCAAGGAATCCACCATCACCCGCGCCTCCAGGCCGCGTGGCGTTATTCCAGTGGCCTCCTGCCTCACCGTCAAAGGCGCCGAGGACGTCCTCAACAAACAGTTCGCTTTCGAGCTCTCAACTCGCACTGAGACCATGTACTTCATCGCCGATTCcgagaaggagaaggaggatTGGATCAACTCCATCGGGCGATCAATTGTTCAGCACTCCCGCTCCGTCACCGATTCCGAGATCGTCGACTACGATAGCAAGCGATGA